Part of the Quercus robur chromosome 5, dhQueRobu3.1, whole genome shotgun sequence genome, atgtaagtataaatttataaataacatgtttttttttttttaaatcaaattttaaattttgtttactttttttttttttttttttttattgtaccgGCCTAAACACCCAAAAGAGCCCTGGTATAAGCCAGTACaatctgattttttatttttttttagtacatttTAGAAAAGTACCGGTACTTGTTTAATGGCTGATATAATATCTTTCTCCAATACGGTATTGACTTCCTTGTAACATATACAGCAAAGTAATAATTCGaaacttaaaatacaaaaatacacaTACATGATGCTTCCCTTCAAGCTGAAGCTCAAGTTGAAGAATCATTATAGGACAGCTTCGACTTGTCGCAAAGAAACATGAAATGACTAGGGAAGAGACCTTTGGTCATTATATTTGTAATTGGAAGTGAGATACGTAACTCCAGTATTGTCACACAAAAGGGTAGGAGGTTGGATAGTCATACTTCTTTCTGGCTTTCAAACCCAACCTGTGCTGGATGCCACAGAAGAAAGTCAAAGTTCTTGGTACTCATTTTCGAAGTCTGTACGAAGAATATATCATCATGTTGGAATGCTGAGTCAAATCCTCTATTAATATCAAATTACTTTTAGAAGAGAATCTCATATAGTAAATTACCAGTTTTGCCTTTAGTGTATGGTAGGTAATTGGGGATGGAGTTCTATATTATCCAAACCTTGCAAACGGTTTGGGTTGATTGAGTTCAGTTCAAATGAGGTTTGCGTCAgaaatttattggactaaaacGAGTTGTCATTCTTATAAACCTTATTTGTACTTTGACGGATCGAGTCAACCCGAAATGACACttattatttcaaattcaaaataaaaactttaaattctgtttgataagaaatttttaataatgttgtttgtactttttgaaaatatgtgtaggtgaaaaagtgtataaaaatatgtataatattgtttaaacactgaaaactgttatttaaacaacggTAACAAACAGATCCTTAATATTTCTAACGTCTTTTTTCTTATTCCTTTAATACAAATAAACGAAAAAATCACTTAAATGTGAAAGTTGAATTACAgagaaaatcctaaattttatgATATGAGTAATTCTAGTACTCTACTAGCTAGTCTAATAATTATCATCACTAATGAAGAAAACATGTATACATGTTATAcatgaaacataaaataaggTCAAAATCACCTTTATATAAGCTAAGTATGTTTTGAATTAGCCTTTTGCTAAAAGTTGGCAAGATAATAGTTGTACTAAAAAAATAGAGCTAGGCTCCATCGCATGAGTATGTAAGAGAGATTTTATGAGAAAAACCTACTAGTTTGTATCCATATATATGGTGTGATCAAAGATttaaaccacaaaaccaatcgaCCCCGTGCGGTATTGTGGTATTTAAACTTTCTAGGTAATCCTTGGAGTCATTGATACGGTTTTAATGAAAGGTATTTAAAAGATAAGAGTTGAAGTGCATTGGAGCTAATTATGAAGTCATGTGGTTATCTATAGGGTGTAGAGTTTAGAGTCATAGGTATGTTTCAAGTGGTTAGATTTCTATTATGTTAGATTTCTATTctattagagcatccacattagtggagttataattttagttatttggCTCTAACAAAAGTTGCTTTATTTATTTCACCTTCTTACTTTACAAAATACCCAACatcaatggttttattttagctttcaatataataaaataatatatctactacaataaaataatacatatccattacaataaataacaattacaaCAACTGCCACTGCTACTGCCACAATCATAGAATagcaaattataaattttgatttaaatgatcaattaatcaaaattataataattttgtaaaaatattccAAAGAACATACATACATACCAATTTATATCCACTGCTAACAAAATTCATGTTCACCATGTTCTAGTAGGATTTAAAATCTCCATACACACACCAATCAGACACTTCACAACACTCAAACCAAAGCATCACAAAACAGCTTaacaattaattataattttgatttaaatgatcatttaataaaaaatacatgcaaaaaaTCTCACCCAATGCAAAGATCACTCACACATTGATAATCACACTACACTGCCAAAAAGCATGATTTTACCAATCTTATCATTCTCCAATCACAAATGAAACTTCAATAAAGACCCAAATTTAAACACATACACATCAGTAAACAAAGCAAATTGAGACccatatacaaacacacacacacacccaaataTAAAATCAATAGATTGGTGAAGGATGATGAATGAACAGAGCTAGGCTTCAAAGATGGGTGAGGAGGATGATGAATCAAGTCGACAATAGTGCGTGGGTCGGCGATAATGCGTGAGCTTCCGTGGCGGCGGTGAGGAGGATGATGAATCGGTGAGGATGATGGATGAATCAGTAAGAGTTTGAGGAGGatgagagagaggtgagagtcTGAGAGCttatttgagaaagagaaaatgagtgtgaaacggctgagtaaaaaaaatagaaaaaaaaatataatattctaATGAGAgtgggaataaaaaaataatatttgagtttagctttgagctacagtgcacagccaTTTATGGCTCTGTACTGTAGCAagaagctaaaattttttaactatGGCACCACCATTGTAGCatgttttttaatattggtggtgctaaaaatagcaatatggttttttagcaccaccattACTAATGCTCTTAGTGAATTCCTTCTAGGTTTTTGGGATTCTTAGAGCAATTGAATCAGTTATTGATAAATAGAAAAAGTGttcatttttacacatttttactaaaaaactACCCACATTAGTGAGTCTATAACACTGTGCATTTGCAAaattgctacagtaaccgtgtaaataTACATGGTTATTGTAGCTTTGTAtccaattaatttattattttttctctcacatGTGCTCCCTCAATGCTCTCTTTAccgtgaagaagaagaagaagaagaagaatagatcCAATGTTCATCGTGAAATCCAACATCAACCTCCACCAACCCATCACCACCCAACTATCACTGGTCCACCACTACAACTCATTTCAACATCTGATAAtctaaacacaaaataaaaaaaatcaaacccaaaataactcaaaatcaacccatACCTCACtggaaaacccatcccaaacccaacacccatacaagagagagagagagagaaagagaaaggcagATGTTGTCGGAGCTGCTGATGTTGCCATTGTCTCTAGAGCTGTTGCCAATGTTGCCGAAGCCACTGATGCCGTTGGAGCTGATGTCCCCAaagttgtgtgtgtgttgggggaGGGGGTTGGGATGAGAGAGGGGCTGAGATTTGAGAAAGTGAGAGTCATGTGTATTGAGATGAGGGAGATATTAATGAAgagatatataataataataataatttaaataaaataaataatgtataataaataatctgatatgggtgttttgtaaaagtagttgtgtaaaatagaaaaaataagttttttttttatataaaatagacAGAAATTTTTACACCTACTGATGCGATTACTCATAAAGATTTTTCCTATGAATAGGTTTATAGGCTTTCCACGTCATAAACATCTTGTTGTATTCTTTATCACTGTTTATTGCTTTAATATTGTGATTTCCATGCATGTAGTCATTAACTGGTATTAATTTTGTTTACctaataagataattttttaagttaattaattccataataaaatcaactaggggTCTAAATATTCCTATCTCAAATACAAACGGGGTCTTAACCTCATGTTCAtcagatgaaaaaaaaagaatatatatattttgggatGCGAATATTTAGAGGGAAAATTTGGTAAAGTTGTGGTGGAAACATGTGGTTCCTAGGTGTGgtgtgtttttcagtttttctacTTAGTGAGTATATTGATGAGAATATTTAGCAATAATATTTGGTAAAGTTGTGGCTGAACTGGTGGTAACATGTGGTACCCAGTTGCGGTGGTTCCATTTAGGAGCATGATCGAGGTGGTTCCGTAGTAAGTGTGACAGCCATTATAGAATGGTTCCCACATATATAGTGTTGAACAAGAACACTGAGTTGACAAGTTGCGGTCAGAACATGCGTACAACCCCATGCTTTTGGCTCATGTTAGGGTTTTCCTTAATGTGGGATCCAGAGATTATAAGCACTAGTATAATATGATTAATGTAGATGAATAGTATGATTTGGGTCGACTTAACCCTTCTGTAGATGAATCTTCTTTGTCTATTTGGTTAGTTTTCTCACATATAATTTCCACACCATGCAAGCAAAGTAGCAAACATTTCGATGTCCTTTCTTGATCAAATGAAATATGCTGCAGAGTAGTGTCTCATGTTAAAGGACCTAACTTGGATAAAACCTTGGTCACGAAGCACAAACAATGGCCAGACCTAACTTTCAGTCACTAAATGGATGTGTGAACATGATCAGTGAGGCTGAAACTTGAGCCTATGGACAAGAGCTGGGACTGAACTATCATACTTAAGTTGCAAAACCAAAGCCATTCCCTAAAAGTTAGTTCTAATCTTGACCATTGCCTATATTGGTGGCAAACATATCTAGACAAGCAAAAGGTTGTGCTTGGTGGTAAAGCAGCAAAAAATGGACAGACTAGCGGTTAACACGTTTGGAAATAAAAGAGAATTAAATAAGGGAGGCAAGGGTGGTGGGGTACAGATCCCTCATCTTTTCTTGGATTATGATAAAGAGTtctaaaccaaaagaaaaaaattaaggtttaatctatatatttgattttatttttcttttaaatactTGATTATCGGTGAGAATCAAAGTTTAGAACTTACAAGTcccacttttttcttcttttcttttgtcactCAAAGTCAAGGTTGGAAAACtatgtattttgattttttatatagcAATATTCTTACGCGTTTCTGAAAGTCCTTGAACATACAAGGGGGAATATGATCAATTTGATTCACATGGGATTCCCCACATGAAGAATTAAGTGCTTTGCGTCCTGCCGGCAAGACCAATTCATAGTTTCATACTTTGACTCATGAGCTAGATCATATATGAAACAAAAGTAAATGATGATATCATAAAATGAAATAAGTTATTTTTAACCTTCATAATCATATCAATAAATGCACGCGATCATTCATGTTTTAAAACATATAATGTTCATATTTTAGCAAAAAGATAACATAGACTCATTTGTAATCATACTACTATATTCATGTATGCAAATATGAATGACAATTGTCAATTAATATTACATGGTAAGTTTCAAttagtttaattagtaaaatctttaatagttgaataaaagatttgagttcAATTTCTGCTCATACCAAATCCCgtttaatattttagtttgataataaagagcaaaAATCATAAAAACGAACACTAtagattgaaattttataaaaaataaaaataaaaattgatattacttggaattttttttttttcctaaaacatATATACTTCCGTTCATCATGGTTGTCTAGCTACTCcctcttttataatttattgcaaTTTGCAAGGACCCCTTCAATCAGGCAAATCACATGGCTTGTTCCCAATCACCAAATCAGACGGCCAAGATTAAATCCCTCCAAATCAATAAACAACAACAGCCCTACGATCTGTCCCATACTTAACTTATGGTGCCTGCCTTTATTGGTGTTTGAAGGAGGCACATAGTCCCCACATTTGCCTCTCATGTGACCGACCACTAAGTCTTAGTTGACctacattcaaaaaaaaaaaagtcttagtTGACCTGTCATTTCTTCCACTCTGTCTTCTATTCATTCACCATGTATAAGAACTAGCCGTTTTAGtcacttttattataaaatcCCATCAAGAAAAATTGTATCAAAGAGAAAATTGCAtaaccaaagaaccaaaagaaaaaagaaaaaaagaaaagcaatacCCAATTCCGAAAATAATGGAGAAAGAAGGTCTTGGACTTGAAATTACAGAGCTCAGATTGGGTCTACCAGGTGGTAGTGCGCCAATTTTAGTGGAcaagaatgaaaagaagagggtgttctCAGATATTTCCGGTGATCATGACAATAGCTCCACTGACTGGAAATTAACTCAAACAAAGAACCAAACTGTGGGGTGGCCTCCAGTGTGTTCATACAGGAGAAAGAATaattttcaagagaaagatCGCCTTGAAACATCGAAAATGTATGTGAAAGTTAGCATGGATGGGGCACCTTTTCTGCGCAAAGTTGATTTGAGCATGCACAAAGGTTACTCGGATCTTGCGGTAGCATTGGAGAAGCTCTTCGATTGCTTTGGCATTGGTAAGTGCtctcatttttttggttcttaaattttttttagtctagGGTTGACAGTCACGACTTATAACTAAAGCTTTTGTGTAAGCTAGGTCGCAGTTTGAAACATCTAGCCATGCAAAAATTGCAATAAATATAGTtggaattttatgtttttacagTTCATTTATTcttccgagagagagagaggagatgaaAATAGTATATATGAACCAAGTAACAAAATTTACCCTACAGTAATTTTATTTGtcattttgtttgtgtgtgtatgcaTATCCCTATCTCTAAACCTCATGTGCTTATTCACAAATGTCATTAGTATTTTTacccctttttctttcttaacaaTAGAAAAGCCACGGGTATTCATGggggaaaatgaaaaatatggcatggattcaaaaaattttaagaaattcgATCCTTTTCAAATAAACTAACCTTTTCTATATGAAAAATTTGTCAACtaattttgaagaattttatTCTTGATATTAATGTGTATCAAATTTGTTGTCCAAATTAAAGTatctttgaaaaattaattatttgcaAAATTAATTTACAGTTGATATGCAGGTGAACAATTTatgtaaattgaaaattgtataaaatagaTTAGTCATTAACCAAGTCTCTCGCCATtggtttttgtagtttaatgatacttttttttttttttttacctttgaaACGTTAAACACttgtgtatataattttttgaagagGAGAGTCTTCAATTGatccaaataaaacaaagaataagaacaaaattacACTAATTAAATCCCTCTTCTCTTTGTATTAGTTAAGATAAATAatcactctcaaaaaaaaaaaaagaagacggCATGAAATGGTGGTATATTATGTGTTGACAGGCGAATCATTAAAGGATGCGGAGAATTCTGAACAAGTTCCCATTTATGAAGACAAAGACGGCGACTGGATGCTAATGGGAGATGTTCCCTGGGAGTAAGTCTTCCCAACTAATATTCATATATACATACTTTTCTTTATTGAAATCATCACGTCTATATTACGCCAAATATAGCATTTACATTTACAAGTTCCAATTACATTCACATTGCATATATAAATTGTACAAATTAATCTACTAATAGCTTATTTCCTAGGAGTAATTATACAAGATTTTGGGATTATAATAATGGTGTATTCTCTCCTTTCATATAATGTAGTATCTTATAAATTAAATGTATGATGAGATCTACTATTTGTATGAAAAGAAAGATTATTATACTTTCAAAATATTGTAAGTTTTTCATTGTGAGATTTACTATTCATGTGAGAAGAAAGACTATTatactctcatttttttttttttttttttttctaaattgtaCTCATACATATGCCGATTGGGGAGGGAGTGGggatttgggggggggggggggggtggtgtttCAACATTCTAGATATATGAGAGTTAGGAGCTTAATAATGAACATTTAACTCTAGTCACACAAATGTATTGTCTAGTGATCTCTTGCTTCCCCCATCCcaacattttctttaattttcttacaaGTAAGACCAAGGGATTTGAACATAGGTTTCTCAACttttagaaaaacaagaaaatattattgagaaacaatttttttttttttttttttgagtaaagaCAATAGAGAGATACAAAACATTTAACTTACcgtaattatatttatattatatattcagTATATGCATCATCTCTCTTATAGTATGTAAACCATATATATGCATGAGTAAATATTGAGAGAAAATTACCTTTCCCTTAACATCCTtgtctttatttcttttctttttatttatttatttatttattttgatccTCATTTATATAAAGGGGCATATTAAGTTAGCGTAACTCTATGAATATTTTATCACTGTAACTTTGAATTTgattaatattctaaaaatctTACCTTTACTATGCACATTTTCATTCTTATTAACATGCACATCAAATTTCGTGTTGATTATATGTTACtaacaattttatcaataaacTCATGTTTGGTGTATAAAGTTATAgtacataaaaagaaaagaaaaaaaatcttaacaatttaTTAGGGGTGTCAAATTAGTGGATTTGGTTGGACATAAATGGGTTGGGTAAATAAAACCATTTAATTTCCTCGTCATAGTTAATCTTAGATAGCCATTCCGTGATGTCATTTTTGGTCGACAAGAACATATTAAGCCTTAATCCACATGTCTTAATTCTTAAGCCTTAAAATTAAGATATCTCAAAACGTTATTTCTCGTGAATCCAAATCCCAACACTTTCTCATCTGCTTTGTTTTTCATCTAGTGAATTTTAGTAGACATGCTAATTATGAGTCAATTTGACCCAACCCGACAAGAAGAAGGTTCTTATTTAGTCAATTCTTGGTCCGTGTTTACCAAGCAAAGGTTCCTATAGTGCACCTAATTAATTGAgtgggaaaataaataaataaagcaccTTTGTTATTATTCTATGTTTGAAACCAAGTGGAACCCCTAGAAAAGCTAGCTAGTTGCCTCAAAATTGAGACCAGAATTACCATAATAAAAGCATGTCTCTGATGATGAAATTAAGCACTAATCCGACAAAAACCAAGAatcaactcacaaagggtcaacTTGAGAGTGTGTATTAGTCTTAATTAAAATACCTTAAAGCATAATAACTTTCTTTAATTAGTCTACAAAAGCGGCATGCTTACTAGGGTTAATTCTTGGTCTCCTAGTAAGAAATTTACACACTTGAGAACATTTTTTCCCCATCAATGAAGAAGATAGTGACACAGATTCAATAAAACATCAAAGTTGTACACCCTTATGTTGGACCACGTGCAACCCACATGATTGAATTCCTCATGATGGTGTTGCATTGGTGACAGTATTGTCCTTCAAGACCATACCTGGCCCAGCCAAAACACGCATTATTAGGAAGAAGCTTCTTGGCCACATTTTCAAAGTTGATGAGCAAATTACAATTGAAAAATATGCCACAAAATTTCTTTGGACCTTTCACCATAGATGATCATAGtaattaacatattttattaCATGCTTGTTCATCAACAAGTTATAGCTCAATTAAGTTCTTCTCAGCCATTTTTATCCTtcatattaattaattcatGTGATTATCATTTTTTGCAGGATGTTTATTGAATCATGCAAGAGGCTTAGGATCATGAAGAGATCAGAAGCCAAGGGTTTTGGACTGCAGCCAAAGGATTCTGATCATAAAGGAAATTCAAAAGATGTGGCTAAATAAATAATGGCTCGAGAAAGAATTTAACTACATTTCCATGTCTCTCCTAAATGTTTTTTCAGTTTAATTGATGctggtttatttatttggttaagCAGACACTTCTTTGTTTTAAATCACGAACGTGATACTTATTTTGGTGTAATTCAATCTGGGATAGGACCCTAGATAGAAAAGATATATATGTTGTCTCGTCATAATTGACGTACTATTAATGTATGTTCTTAACTACAATGACAATTTGTTCTTTATTGTGGATTATTTTGCACGTACCGATGCTAACACGATAGTGATATGACACAAAAGTCATTGCCCAACTTGGGATGATACCCGGGTGCtttttatggtggttttttGACTGTCTCTTTAGGGTTTGAATAAGAATGGGGTATCCATCAACTTAATTAACTCCACACTCAACCATATAGATGAAGagattcttttttatgttttggttggtaatatatatataggtcaCAAAAATCGTTTATGAGATTTTAaaattctaactttttttttctttacatgaAGTGGggaattcaaatccaaaatttccaaaatagaGAAGAGTGGTAGTGCAAATGAACTATAAGACTCTTGACATATAGTAcccgtttggattgggctgaaagTGGCGTTTTCAGTTTTACGtttgcaaacttttttttttctccctgcGCATGAACAATAAAATCACATGATTTTACTGTGCAGGAGACAAAAAACAttgttcatgtactgttcatAGGTCCTACgatattatttacacatttaaaaattattttgctacagtgttttcagttttcaattttcagttttcagtttcagcaacaataagttcaatccaaatggacccatAGTGTTATTTTAGGTTACATTGTCTTCTAGTAGTCTATCATAGAGATCTAAATTAATTGACTAAAAATTCATCTTTGCTGGCAAGGACATTGGATTGCTTGCAGTTACATGTTTTATCTCTAAAGGTTTTAGTCTTTTAGTAGGCTATTGCTGTAACTGATTAAATCTAAAGGGGACACTTTTCAACGTTCATGATTACAAATTATAGAGTATCTAATTTTCTATACATAGTTAAGTCGTGCTCAATCACAACATCATGACCTATTGGTGATGTTGTATTTTAAATAATCCCATATTATCACTAAAGataactaataaattaataattgtaTCAACACTCGTATATTAGAAAAGAATTTCTAAATAAAGATTCTTTTGGGTATCATGCATGATATCCCTAGTTGTACCAGAACTGAAAAACTTGTAAACTCAATCTAAGACATAAGATCAAGGTTAATACTTGTTTAACCAAAGAATAATGAGAACTGAAAATGGAGAATTTCTAGAACAAAAGCCCATGTTCTAATGTTTTTAGCACATACACGAACTGCATTTGTCCTGACTAAGGGATGCACATGATTAAGGCATAATAAACATCAAGCTTTAGTTTAATTCTGGGTACAGAATCTAATCTGCATTCTCATATACCTTGCtattatcaaaacccaactaaCAAACCTACCATTTATCATATAGTTGCATCGTTATTGGGTGGGGGAACtttctttataaatataaatttatctaGACCTACAGTATTACTATAACACAGTCCAGAACGTGTCACTACGATATATAACATTGCATCAGGTCAGATTGGAATTTCCAATGAATTGGAGgcaattaatttgttaatgtatattatattatattatgggctttaggcccaattacctttcttgtatagcacacttgtacttgtactacactttacttgtaccgcacacttacgcctcctatataaggctctgatgtatattctctcattatgaaatacaatacaatctttcagtatttctaacatggtatcagagccactgctctgacctttcttagcagtcttgtcttcattagtGTGGCTTTCTTTTTAACAACGCTTCCGGCATCACACTGCCGTTGCAGCCTCTCGCCGTTGAACTTCCGACGTCATCCAGCCGTCGTCCTTGGGTTCTGGACCTGCAGCCGCCGTCgttaaggagtttcacactgcaCAGACCACTGCTCCGCTGCAATTATTGCTCCGATTACGATTTTGAAGGTACCACTGAGATCGTCCAGCGCCGATCTACACACTCGTGGAAGCCTCGTCGCCATTGGAGACtgcacgcgcctccacgcgccgacACGCACcgtcacgcgcctccacgcgcctcaACAGCCTCGCTGACGTCATCGCTGACGTCAGCCCTAACAGCTTGCTGACGTCACTGCTTGCGTCATCCGCTAACGTCACCTTCTGAATCTAGATTTGACCGTTGACTTcaggttgaccgttgactttgactggccgttgaccgttgaccatTGACTTTTCCAGGATTGACTTTTTCAGTCCAGGTTCttcttacccagtttttcgcgtagatttcatttctgctgtttgtttttgcatattgtgtctctaaatggataaaaaggaTAATTTTGTTCCTCGCCCCATCAATACTGTATTGGAGGggaataaaaattacttatctTGGTCTCAAGTTATGCGCAGTTTTCTTAAGGGTCGCATGCTCTGGCATTATTGTACTGTTGCAATGACTATTCCTGTCAAGGgagcaagtgaagaagatgctgtTTTTCTTGGTCGCATGATTGAATGGGATAGTCATAACCACATGATCCTCACATGAATTCGGAACACTTCCATTCCCTCTATTTCCAATCTGTTGGGCagctttgatgatgcaaaatctGCATGGGATATGTTGGCCAAAAGGTACTCCACTACTCATGGATCCATGAAATATCAGTTAGTGGTTGAATTGCATCAACTCAGGCAAGAACCAGGGCAATCCATCAATGACTATTATGATCAGCTTCGCTACatttgggaccaaattgacctttcTGATCCAACTTGGGCATGCTCAAAGGATGCTCAGCAATATGCTTCCATCAGAGATGAATTTCGCCTCTATGAATTCCTGATGTCACTTCACAAGGACTTTGAGCCCATTCGAGGTCAGCTTCTAAATTGCAGTCCTGCTCCCTCTCTTGATACTGCTGTGAATGAGTTAGTTAGAGAAGAAGCTCATCTTGCAACCCTTCAAGCCCAGAATAAGCTCAATGTTTTGGCTATTACTCCATCTACTCCACTCATAGAGCAACCTCAGCAATCAAGTGATTCCTCTGGCTCTCACAATCGTCGCAAGCAGTCCAACAAAAAAGTCTGCAACTATTGCAAGCGTTCTGGCCACACCATTGAGACTTGTTTTCGTCGCAACAAATCTACTGCTGCTGTTGCTAATACTGAGCCTACTCCGCCAATGGCTTCCACCTCAGCTGAGTcccagtcttctggatccactatcaACCTCTCCCCCACTGAACTACAGGAGATCATAGCTCAGGCTGTTCGTATGGCTGgtaatgcatctctttccaCTGCCCTATCTGTTCTACCCGGTAAGTCTCAAACTTGGTTTTTTGATTCTGCCTgctgcaatcacatgacaccttactcatccttattctccaaacttgaccctgcaccacatcctctaaatattcatatagctgatggttccaccatgcatggaaatagtttaggttttgtttcaACCTCTAACCTTTCTGTTCCTGGAGTCTTCCATGTACCTGACCTATCCTATAATTTGTgctctgtgggacaattagctgaattaggttatcgccttattttttactattctgggtgtattgtgcaggatccgaggacgggacaagagcttgggaccggccctagagttgggcgtatgtttcccgtggacaatcttcatcttccacctgttgctcctgtttctgttgctgctgcagctgctgcagtttcttccttaccatctctt contains:
- the LOC126725572 gene encoding auxin-induced protein IAA6-like, whose product is MEKEGLGLEITELRLGLPGGSAPILVDKNEKKRVFSDISGDHDNSSTDWKLTQTKNQTVGWPPVCSYRRKNNFQEKDRLETSKMYVKVSMDGAPFLRKVDLSMHKGYSDLAVALEKLFDCFGIGESLKDAENSEQVPIYEDKDGDWMLMGDVPWEMFIESCKRLRIMKRSEAKGFGLQPKDSDHKGNSKDVAK